Part of the Azospirillum brasilense genome is shown below.
GCGATCTCGGGCAAAAGCTGCTCGGCGGGCTGGATCTGGCCGGGGCGGCCGACGCCGGCCTCGGCCTCGATCCCCGGCCGCGCTCGGGCCGGCAGGAGATGCTGGAGAATCTGGTGAACCGCCTCGTCTGAGGCTGCCGGCTGATTGGGGGGAGGGTCCATGTATCTCGGCATCGACCTGGGGACATCCGGCGTCAAGGCGGTGCTGGTCGACGAGGCGCAACGCCTCGTCGGCCAGTCCACCGCGCCGCTGGAGGTCAACCGCCCGCACCCGCTGTGGTCGGAGCAGGACCCGGAGGATTGGTGGGCCGCCACCGGGCGCGCTGTCGCCGGCCTGCGCGCCGCCCATCCCGACGCGATGGCGGCGGTGCGGGGGATCGGGCTGTCGGGGCAGATGCACGGGGCGACGCTGCTCGACCGGGGCGACCGCGTGCTGCGCCCGGCCATCCTGTGGAACGACGGGCGCAGCGGCGCCGAATGCGCGGAGCTGGAGCGCCGCGCCCCCAACCTGCGCGCCATCGCCGGCAACCGCGCCATGCCCGGCTTCACCGCGCCCAAGCTGCTGTGGGTCGCGGCGCACGAGCCGGACCTGTTCAAGGCGACCGCCAAGGTGCTGCTGCCCAAGGACTGGCTGCGCCTGCGCATGACCGGCGACCACGCTTCGGATTTGTCGGATTCCGCCGGCACGCTGTGGCTGGACGTCGGCCGGCGCGCCTGGTCGGACGAGCTGCTGACCGCCACGGGGCTCGGCGAGGCGCACATGCCGCGGCTGTACGAAGGATGCCAGCCCACCGGCGCGCTGCGGGCGGAGGTCGCCGCCGACTGGGGCGTTCCGCCGGGGACCGTGGTGGCGGCCGGGGCCGGGGACAACGCCGCCGGTGCCGTGGGGGTCGGGGTGGTCGCACCGGGAAGCGCCTTCCTGTCGCTGGGCACCTCGGGCGTGCTGTTCGTCAGCGGCGACCGCTTCGCCCCCAACCCCGAGCGCGGTGTGCACGCCTTCTGCCACGCTCTGCCCGGCCGCTGGCACCAGATGTCGGTGATGCTGAGCGCGGCGAGCTGCCTGTCCTTCGCCGCCCGCCTGACCGGCGCCGTGGACGAGGCGGCGCTGCTGCGCGAAGCGGAGTCTCACGGCGGCGATCCCGGCGCCCTGGTCTTCCTGCCCTACCTGTCGGGCGAGCGCACGCCGCACAACGACCCGCACGCCAAGGGCGTTTTCTTCGGCCTGACCCACGACACCGACCGCGGGGCACTCGCCCGCGCGGTGCTGGAGGGGGTGGCCTTCGCCTTCGCCGACGGGCTGGACGCCCTGGAGGAGGCCGGCGGACGCGTCGAACGCTTCCTGGTGATCGGCGGTGGCGCGCGCAGCGCCCTGTGGGGCCGCATCCTGGCGAGCGCGCTTGGCCGGCCGCTCGACTACCCGGCGGGGGGCGAGGTCGGCCCGGCCTTCGGGGCGGCCCGTCTGGCGCGCCTCGCGGTGACGGGCGAGGAGCCGGAAACCGTGTGCCGGCCCTTGGATATCCGTCACACCGTGGAGCCGGACCCGGCCCTGGCCGCCGCCCTGGCGCCGCGCCGACGCCTGTTCCGCCGCCTGTACGGCGATCTGAAAGCGGCCTTCCGCGAGGCCGACGGGGCGTGACCCACGCATATGCAAGCGTCTTCCCGACGATTTTCGAAGGGCGAGCCTTCTCCGGGGCTTAATTGAGGAAGCGGTTTTCGCGCAGGCGCGCCACGGCGAGGTCCACGAAGGCCCTCACCTTGGCCGGCGCGTGGCGCCCCTCGGGATGGAGGACATGGATGGGCAGGGGCGGCTCCTCATGGTCAGCGAGCACGATCCGAAGCTCGCCGGCGAGGAGCGCCGGGCCGATCTGGTAATGAAGAACCCGGGTGAGGCCCCAGCCCGCCTTGGCGGTCGCGATCACCGCCTCGTTGGTGTTGCATTGCAGAACCGGGTCGATGGTTACCCGCTGGTCCCGGGCGAACCGCCACTCCGGCGATGCCCAGGCGCCGGTCGATACGGCGATGCGGTGGTGCTTGAGGTCGACCGGTGTTCTTGGGACGCCGTGGCGCTGGAAATAGGCCGGGGCGCCGCAGACCACGCGCCGGACCATGCCGACCCGGATTGCCGTGAAGCCGGAATCCGGCAGGTGGCCGATGCGCACGGCGACATCGATGCCTTCCTCCACGATGTTCACCGGGCGGTCGACGAAGAAGGTCTGCGCGCGCATGCCGGGGTAGCGATCCAGATACTCGGTCACGATTGGCAGCACATGCATCGGCCCGAACAGAGCGGAGGCGGTGACCGCGAGCGTCCCGGTCGGTGTGGCGTAGACGCCGCCCGCGGCGGCCTCCGCCTCCGTGATGTCCGACAGGATGCGGCGGCAATCCTCGAGGTAGCGCGCGCCGGCTTCGGTCACCTTGACCGAGCGGGTGGTGCGCACGAACAGACGGGCGCCGATGAGATCCTCAAGGGCCGCCACGGCGCGCGTCACCGCGGGCGCGCTCAGATGCAGGTGGCGGGCGGTTTCGGCGAAGCTCTCCGTTTCGGCGACCTTCACGAAGATCCGCATCGCCTGCAACCGGTCCATGCGCGCCCCCGTTTCGCTGTGTCCCCGTCACAGTCTGTGGCCGAAGAGGCTCCGGATAGCAACCTCCGCCTGCGCCGCCGCGTCGGAAGCCGCCTCTTTAGAAGCCGCCGTGTCAGAAGCCGAAATGGCTGAGGCCCGGATGGTCGTCCGGACGGCGGCCCAGCGGCCAACGGAACCTGCGATCGGCTTCGGCGATCGGGTGCTCGTTGATGCTGGCGTGGCGGACACGCATCAGCCCGTCCTCGGCGAACTCCCAATTCTCGTTGCCGTAGGCGCGGAACCACTGGCCGCTGTCGTCATGGTATTCGTAGGCGTAGCGCACGGCGATGCGGTTGCCGCCGAACGCCCACAGCTCCTTGATCAGCCGGTAGTCCAGCTCGCGGTTCCACTTGCGGGTCAGGAAGGCCTCAACCTCGGCGCGGCCGTTGGCGAACTCCGCGCGGTTCCGCCAGCGCGTGTCGGTGGTGTAGGCCAGCGCGACCTTGGCGGGATCGCGGCTGTTCCAGCCGTCTTCCGCCAGACGGACCTTCTCGATGGCGGTTTCCTGGGTGAAGGGAGGCAGGGGAGGACGGGACATGGCGAACTCCTTTGGTTTGCGGGGGAGAGGACGGGCAGCGGGTAGCGATTGGTCAGAGCGCGAGTTGCAGGCGGTCGCCTTCGCCCGTCTCCGCTTCGGCGGGGACGGCGCAGCACAACAGCACATCGTCGGCGGCGACGGCCGCGCTCGGCTCCTTGACGTAGGTCACCGCACCCTTGAGCAGCTTGGTGCGGCAGGTCCCGCAGGTGCCCTCACGGCAACTGAAGGCGGGATCGAGGCCGCGCGCTTCGGCCAGTTCGAGCAGCGTGCCGGAGCCGGGCGTCCAGCGCGCTTCCTTGAGCGTGTTCATGAAGGCGACCGGCACCGGCCTGGTCGCGGGCGCCCGGCGCGGCGGTGCGGCGGCCTCCGTGGTCACACCCGTCCGCTTCAGGGACGACGGCCCGAACGCCTCGGCATGAATCCGCTCGTCGGCGATGCTGTAGCCGCGCAAGCCATCGTAGAGCGCCTGGGTGAAGGCGGGCGGCCCGCAGAGATAGAAGTCGTAATCGTTGAAGCCGAGGATGCGCGTCAGCAGAGCCATGTCGATGCGGCCCACGGCGTCGTAATCGACGCCCGGCACGGCCTCGCCGGGATCGCTGAGGACGCGGACGAGCCGGACGGCGCCGTTCGCCGCCGTGACGAGATCGTTGATTTCCCGGTCGAACGGTCGCTCCGCTGTGGAGCGCGCCGCGTGGACCAGGATGGTCGGGCGGATGCGCTGCGTGCGCAGCCCCTCATAGACCACGTGGCGCAGCATGGCGAGCAGCGGCGTGATGCCGACGCCGCCGGCCAGCAGCACCGCCGGCCGCGTCGCGCGGGCGTCGATGGTGAAGCCGCCCGCCGGCCCGCGCGCCTCGATGACGTCGCCGACCCGGACATGGTCGTGCAGATGCCGCGACACCAGGCCCTCGCGCTTGACGCTGATGCGGTAGATCCCGTCCGACGGGGCGACGGACAACGTGTAGGTCCGGACGACCGGTTTGTCGGCGCCCGCCGGAGTGACGCGGATGGGCAGATGCTGGCCGGCCAGATGCGGCAGGAGCCCCGCGCCGTCGGTCGGCCGCAGATGGAAGGAGCGGATGGTGGCGCTTTCCTCGACGATGTCCGTCACCGTCATCGGCCGCCAGCGCGTCGCCGTTTCCTCCGCGCGCAGCCGGTCGGCGGCCTGGCCCCAGTCGCCCGTCATCAGGGAGCTGGGAGACCAGCCGTCCGCCCGCAGCGTCCAGCGCAGGGCCAGGGCGCCGGGCCGGCGGACGATTCTGCGCGCCTTGAAGGTCCACAGCCGCTCGGCGCCCTGGAAGGCGGCGATCTCCGGCGAGTCCAGGACCAAAGCGGCGTCGCCGGTCATCTGCAACAGGTCGCCGCTGGCGAAATCGACGAAGAGCAGCCCCGCCTTTCCGTTGAGCAGGATGTTGCCAAGCGTGGCGAAGAAGAGGTTGCCGTCGAAATCCGGAATGGTGAGCGTGCCGTCCCCGGCCACGCGGACGAAGCCGGCCTTGCCGCCGCGATGCGACACGTCGACCTGGCGATGGTCGCCACGGTCGGCGTAGGAGGCGACGAAAAAGGCGTCCGCCGCTTCGATCGCCGCCTGCGCCGCCGGATCGAGGGCCGTCAGCTCCTCGACGGCGCCGGCGAAGGGCTGGGTGGGGTCGCGGGCCAGCGTGGCGTCGCGCAGCTGGATGTAGCGGGGGCAGTTGCCGAAACTCTGGTCGACCGCGACGCGGAAACCCGCGGGCGTCGCCGAGACGACGCCGTTCATGCGGTTGCGCCGCCGCGTGTTCATCTCGATGCCGAGGAGGCCGACCGGCGCGCCGTCGACCATACCGGCCGCCGCGGGATCGCCGGCGCTCAGGCGCGCGGCGATGTCGAGGGTGGTCGGCGACGGCGAGGACAGAAAGCCTGGCCTTCCTTCGAGGATGCTGGCCCAGGCATCGCCGTCCGGGTCGGCGCTGCCGATCACGAGGAAGGGGAGTTGGGCGTAGAAGTCGCGGTGCTGGTCGGGCATGAAGTCGCGGATGACCCGTTGCCCCACCATCGCCATCCGCTCGGCGACGCCGGCGCCGACCTTCTCCTGCAGGAACGTCTCACCCTCATGCCAGATCGGCAGCGTCTTCGCGGTCTCGCCCATGTCCCGTCTCCCCGGTGAAAGAAGCGGGCGCGCCGGTGCGCGCGCCCAGGCGGCGCGTCACGCGGCGGTGAGCCCCGCCGGCGTCTGGGCGAAGGGGACGAAGCCCGGCAGCCCCTCGATACGGCGGAGGAAGGCGTTGACGGCCGGATAGCCCGACAGATCGACATTGCCTTCCGGGGCGCGGGCGACGTAGCTGTAGATGGCGACGTCGGCGATCGTCGGCTGGACGCCGACCAGCCAGTCGCGGCCGGACAGGTGGCTGTCGAGCCTCTTCAGCAGGGTGTGTGCGCGGCCGATGACCTCGTCGGGGTTGAAGCCCGCGCCGAACACCGTGACCAGTCGCGCCGCCGCCGGGCCGTAGGCGACCTCGCCGGCCGCGACCGACAGCCAGCGCTGGACGGCCGCCGCACTCCGGGCGTCTTCGGGCAGCCAATCGCTGCGGCCGGCCTTCTTCGCCAGATAGACCAGGATGGCGTTCGAGTCCGAAACGACCACGCCGTCGTCCTCCAGCACGGGCACCTGACCGAACGGGTTCAGCGCCAGGAATTCGGGCGTCTTGTGCGCACCCGCCTTCAGGTCGACCTCGACCAGCTCGTGCGGCAGTCCGAGCAGGGAGACGAACAGGCGGGCGCGGTGCGCATGGCCCGACAGCGGGTGATGATAGAGCTTCATGGCTGACTCCTGCGATGCTGGCCGGGACCATCCCGATCTGCACACTGAGAGTGCGCCCGTCAGCCGATCACCGGAATAGCCCGGTTTGGCAGTTCATCATTACAGCCAGTGCAATAATGCCGGTTGGGTGGGGTGTTTGGGGTGAGTGCATTAGGCACTCCCTCTCCCCCGAGGGGAGAGGGCTACAAAGGCCAATTGCAACAGTTCCGTTTGATCGCTCAGACCGTCTTGACCTGCGGCCGCTACCAAGGCATTATGATGCATCATACATCGGATGACCGGCAACGGCGGGAAGGGCGGAGGATGAGCGGGTTCGATCTCACCCTTCTCGAACACGACAATCTCGGCGGCACGATTTACCAGAAATTGTGCGAGGCCCTGATGAAGGGCGCCTTCAAGCCGAACGACCGCCTCAAGATCCGCGATCTCGCCGACCGGCTGGGGACGAGCGTCACCCCGGTGCGCGACGCCATCCTGCGGCTGGTGCAGGATCAGGCCCTGGTGCTGCGCTCGCCGCGCGACATCCGCGTCCCGATGCTGACCCGGGCCACGTACCTGGAGATCCGCGATATTCGGGTCAATCTGGAGGGGCTGGCCGCCGCGCGGGCCGCCGAACAGGCCACGCCCGCCCAGATCGCGGCTTTGGACGCCCTGCTCAAGCGCAACGAGGAAGCGATGGCCGCCGGCAACACCGCGCTGGCCACCGAACTCAACCAGATCTTTCATTTCAAGGTGTCCGAGTTCGCGGACATGCCGGTGCTCGGCGACATTCTGCGGCGGCTCTGGCTGCAGATGGGGCCGTTGATCGCCGACGTCTACGGTGGCGCCGGGCGCACGATGATCGATCATCACTACCCGCTGATGGACGCCATCCGCGGCCATGACGGTCCCGCCGCCGCCCGCGCCATCCAGGCCGACATCCTGCTGGCCAGCGGTCCGATCCTGGAGAGGATCGACGGCGTGCACCCCGAGGCGCTCGCCGTCTGATTCCCCGCCGATCCCATCCGCTTCCTCAGCCGATCCACCCGCCACTATGATGCATCAAACATTGACCGCTTCGCACCACAAGGAGACACCGGCGATGACACCGGCCCCGACCCAGGGTGACGTTCTGACCACCGCCGCGCCGGCAATCTCCACGGAGGAGGCCGGCGCCATCCTGCGACGGTGGTTCGGCGTGACCGGCACCGTCCGCGAGTTGAGCAGCGAGCGCGACCGCAATTTCCACATCGCTGCCCCGAATGGGCAGGGCTATGTGTTGAAGTTCACCAACCCGGCGGAGCCTCAACCCGTCACAAGCTTCCAGACCGGGGCCATGCAGCATGTGGCCGTCCGCGACCCCGCCCTGCCGGTGCCGCGGGTCGTGCCGACGCTGGACGGGGAAGCCCAGGCGATCGTCCAGATCGACGGCAGCGCCATGGTCCTGCGGCTGCTGACCTATCTCGAAGGAACGCCGCTCCACGCCGCGCCGCCTTCGTCGGGGCTGATGCGGGCGCTGGGAACGACGCTGGCCCGGCTGGATCGGGCGCTGGCCGACTACGAGCATCCCGGCTCGGAGCGCGACCTGTTGTGGGACATCACCCGCACCGCCAGCGTCGCTGACCGGCTGCACTATGTGGCGGACGACCGGCGCCGTGGGATGGTCGAGCGCTT
Proteins encoded:
- a CDS encoding DUF1348 family protein yields the protein MSRPPLPPFTQETAIEKVRLAEDGWNSRDPAKVALAYTTDTRWRNRAEFANGRAEVEAFLTRKWNRELDYRLIKELWAFGGNRIAVRYAYEYHDDSGQWFRAYGNENWEFAEDGLMRVRHASINEHPIAEADRRFRWPLGRRPDDHPGLSHFGF
- the xylB gene encoding xylulokinase gives rise to the protein MYLGIDLGTSGVKAVLVDEAQRLVGQSTAPLEVNRPHPLWSEQDPEDWWAATGRAVAGLRAAHPDAMAAVRGIGLSGQMHGATLLDRGDRVLRPAILWNDGRSGAECAELERRAPNLRAIAGNRAMPGFTAPKLLWVAAHEPDLFKATAKVLLPKDWLRLRMTGDHASDLSDSAGTLWLDVGRRAWSDELLTATGLGEAHMPRLYEGCQPTGALRAEVAADWGVPPGTVVAAGAGDNAAGAVGVGVVAPGSAFLSLGTSGVLFVSGDRFAPNPERGVHAFCHALPGRWHQMSVMLSAASCLSFAARLTGAVDEAALLREAESHGGDPGALVFLPYLSGERTPHNDPHAKGVFFGLTHDTDRGALARAVLEGVAFAFADGLDALEEAGGRVERFLVIGGGARSALWGRILASALGRPLDYPAGGEVGPAFGAARLARLAVTGEEPETVCRPLDIRHTVEPDPALAAALAPRRRLFRRLYGDLKAAFREADGA
- a CDS encoding GntR family transcriptional regulator, whose product is MSGFDLTLLEHDNLGGTIYQKLCEALMKGAFKPNDRLKIRDLADRLGTSVTPVRDAILRLVQDQALVLRSPRDIRVPMLTRATYLEIRDIRVNLEGLAAARAAEQATPAQIAALDALLKRNEEAMAAGNTALATELNQIFHFKVSEFADMPVLGDILRRLWLQMGPLIADVYGGAGRTMIDHHYPLMDAIRGHDGPAAARAIQADILLASGPILERIDGVHPEALAV
- a CDS encoding glutathione S-transferase family protein; the encoded protein is MKLYHHPLSGHAHRARLFVSLLGLPHELVEVDLKAGAHKTPEFLALNPFGQVPVLEDDGVVVSDSNAILVYLAKKAGRSDWLPEDARSAAAVQRWLSVAAGEVAYGPAAARLVTVFGAGFNPDEVIGRAHTLLKRLDSHLSGRDWLVGVQPTIADVAIYSYVARAPEGNVDLSGYPAVNAFLRRIEGLPGFVPFAQTPAGLTAA
- a CDS encoding pyridoxamine 5'-phosphate oxidase family protein, whose protein sequence is MGETAKTLPIWHEGETFLQEKVGAGVAERMAMVGQRVIRDFMPDQHRDFYAQLPFLVIGSADPDGDAWASILEGRPGFLSSPSPTTLDIAARLSAGDPAAAGMVDGAPVGLLGIEMNTRRRNRMNGVVSATPAGFRVAVDQSFGNCPRYIQLRDATLARDPTQPFAGAVEELTALDPAAQAAIEAADAFFVASYADRGDHRQVDVSHRGGKAGFVRVAGDGTLTIPDFDGNLFFATLGNILLNGKAGLLFVDFASGDLLQMTGDAALVLDSPEIAAFQGAERLWTFKARRIVRRPGALALRWTLRADGWSPSSLMTGDWGQAADRLRAEETATRWRPMTVTDIVEESATIRSFHLRPTDGAGLLPHLAGQHLPIRVTPAGADKPVVRTYTLSVAPSDGIYRISVKREGLVSRHLHDHVRVGDVIEARGPAGGFTIDARATRPAVLLAGGVGITPLLAMLRHVVYEGLRTQRIRPTILVHAARSTAERPFDREINDLVTAANGAVRLVRVLSDPGEAVPGVDYDAVGRIDMALLTRILGFNDYDFYLCGPPAFTQALYDGLRGYSIADERIHAEAFGPSSLKRTGVTTEAAAPPRRAPATRPVPVAFMNTLKEARWTPGSGTLLELAEARGLDPAFSCREGTCGTCRTKLLKGAVTYVKEPSAAVAADDVLLCCAVPAEAETGEGDRLQLAL
- a CDS encoding LysR family transcriptional regulator yields the protein MDRLQAMRIFVKVAETESFAETARHLHLSAPAVTRAVAALEDLIGARLFVRTTRSVKVTEAGARYLEDCRRILSDITEAEAAAGGVYATPTGTLAVTASALFGPMHVLPIVTEYLDRYPGMRAQTFFVDRPVNIVEEGIDVAVRIGHLPDSGFTAIRVGMVRRVVCGAPAYFQRHGVPRTPVDLKHHRIAVSTGAWASPEWRFARDQRVTIDPVLQCNTNEAVIATAKAGWGLTRVLHYQIGPALLAGELRIVLADHEEPPLPIHVLHPEGRHAPAKVRAFVDLAVARLRENRFLN
- a CDS encoding phosphotransferase, whose product is MTPAPTQGDVLTTAAPAISTEEAGAILRRWFGVTGTVRELSSERDRNFHIAAPNGQGYVLKFTNPAEPQPVTSFQTGAMQHVAVRDPALPVPRVVPTLDGEAQAIVQIDGSAMVLRLLTYLEGTPLHAAPPSSGLMRALGTTLARLDRALADYEHPGSERDLLWDITRTASVADRLHYVADDRRRGMVERFVARFTDEIGPRLPTLRHQVIHNDLNPHNAVVDPVGHEKVTGIIDFGDALRAPLANDLATALAYHVTSGETPFGSVVEMTRAYNAVLPLTEDEVELLPDLVAGRLALTIGITSWRAAEYPANAAYILRNAERAFAGLDRLTGDEAATARRLLHLACQKV